The Ruminococcaceae bacterium R-25 genomic interval GCTGAAGCGATCTGGCAGGCGCAGGCCAAATGTCCTGACCTTGTACTCGTTGATGCACATCACGAAAAGTACGAATTCTATTCTCAAAAACTCCGCGAGATGTATTCGGAATATACCGACAGGGTAGAGCCCTTCGGCCTTGACGAATGCTGGCTGGATATGACGGGGATCGTAAAAGATTATGAAGAGGCCGAAGAGATAGCACTTGAGATAAGGAACAGGGTAAGGGAAGAATTTAAGCTAACCTGTTCTGTCGGAATAAGTTTCAACAAGGTTTTTGCAAAGCTTGGAAGCGACTATAAAAAGCCCGATGCGACGACAGTATTTTCCGATACAAACTGGAAGGAGAAGATCTGGCCGCTTCCGGTATCAGATCTCCTGTTTGTCGGCAAGCACACCGCTGACAAGCTGTCCAAGATCAATGTAAAGACAATCGGAGATCTGGCAGCAACAGACGGTGAATTCATAAGCCGCTACTTAGGGAAAGCAGGTGTGGTGCTTTGGGAATATGCGAACGGCATGGACGATGCTCCCGTGGCGGAGTCTGGCTATAAACGCATTCCGAAATCTGTCGGCAACTCAACGACTACTGCAGAAGATATGACATCTGACAGGCAGATCGAGAGGACTCTTCATATGCTTTCCGAGAGCGTTGCGGAAAGGCTCAGAAAACACGGCCTTAAGGGTACTGTTGTCCAGATAACGGTAAGAGACAGGGATCTTGGCATCTATGAAAAGCAGGGTATTCTTTACAAGGCGACCGATGATGCAAAAGAGATCTACACGGCTGCCAAAAAGTTGTTCAATGATTCCTATGACTGGAGCAAAGGCGTCAGGAGCATTGGTGTCAGGTGCACCAAGCTCGTCAGAGCTGACAGCGGTGAGCAGCTTTCTATTTTCCAGGAAGCAAAAAAGAGCGAGAGGGATGACAGGCTGAATAAAGCGATCGACGACATAAACAGGCGTTACGGAACGAGTGTTATCAAGAGTGCAGCGGAAGCTGAATCCACGTCAAAAGAGAACAAAACTGCTAAAATAGTTACGGATCCTTTTCACCCGGAGGACGAATTCTGATGATCACCGCGAACAGTTATTTCAGGGGCATGTTTGGACACAAGATGTACAAAGCATCGATCTCCCTGAATGGAACATGTCCCAACAGAGACGGGAGCAGGGGTGTGGGCGGATGCATATTCTGTTCCGAAGGCGGTTCGGGCGAGTTTGCAGCCTCGGGTTATTCAGTCAAAAATCAGATTTACCAGGCTATGGACCAGGTCAGGCATAAGGCCGGTTCCGATGCCGGATATATAGCATATTTTCAAAGTTTTACTAACACATACTGTGAACCCGAATTTCTCGCAAAGGTTCTTTCTGAAGCTTCTTCGGTACAAGGTATTGAAGCTGTATCCATAGCGACAAGGCCCGACTGTCTGAGTTCTGCAATAATGGAAGTGCTTTTCCGTCAGGCGAAGAAGATGCCTCTCTTTGTGGAGCTCGGACTTCAGACAGCAAGTGATGAAACGGCGGAACTTATTAACCGCTGTTATTTGACGGAAGAATATACGGAAGCAGTAATAAAACTTAAGGACATTGGAGCAAATGTCATTACGCATATTATCTTCGGCCTTCCCGGCGAGACGCGTGAGATGATGATGGACACGGTAAAACTTGCTGTGGATTCAGGCAGTGACGGTTATAAATTCACGTGTCTTTATGTGCTCGAAAATACGCCTTTAGAAAAGCTTTACCGTGAAAATAAAGTTGAGATACTCGGAATGGAAGAGTATTTTGATATTGTGGAAGATGCATTAAAGCTTTTGCCTGAAAATGCTGTCGTCCACAGGTTTACCGGAGACGGGCCCAAGAAGATCCTGATAGCTCCGGTATGGACGATGAATAAGAGAGCGGTAATAAATTACATCAACCGGAGGTTCTTCTCATGAAGAAATATGTTTTAGAGACGATGAATGCCGTACAGAAATATATTAATGAAGAGATGAAGAATGCTCCTTATGAAAAGACAAAGGAGATGCTCTCCGAGTTTGAGACAAAGATCTCTTATTTCCAGCACGAGAGACTTATCCACCTCATGGTAACGCTGGCTTTCGCGTCCTGGCTTCTCTTCGAGATCTTCTGCCTGTTCGTGCTTCCTTCTGAATTCCTTATCGCTGGAATACTCCTGGTACTGATATTCTTCGGCCTTACGATCGGATATGTCATGCACTACTATTTTCTCGAAAACAGCGTGCAGAAGATGTACCACATGAGAGATGAGATAAGGTCTTATCTTAATAAGAATAAAGTCATCTGATCAATTATTTGGTTTTTTGGACCGTTATGTGTTAAATTATTGCGGTGTGGAGGGACGTATATGCCGACAATAGTTAAGTACATTCTGGTCTTTTTTATTTCAATGGTTCCGATAATCGAGCTCCGTGGAGCTGTTCCGATTGGAGTCACATATTTCGGATTGAATGAATATATAACTCTTGCAGTCTGCGTCGTCGGCAACATGATCCCTGTTCCTTTTATATATCTGTTCGCCAGAAAAGTCCTCATCTGGGGTTCCAAGCTCAAGCACGGAAGCGGAATCTTTAAGTGGTTCCTCCAGAAGGGCGAGAAGGCCGGACAAAAGCTTACAGCCAAGTCAAAGAAGAATGGTGCTTTTATTGCGCTTATGCTTTTCGTAGGAATCCCGCTCCCCGGCACGGGCGCCTGGACAGGAACGCTTGCATCTTCCATGCTCGACTTCGATGCGAAGAAGACGACTAAGGCTGTTGTTCTTGGAGTTCTTATGGCCGGAATTATCATGCTGGTCATCAGTTTGCTTGCCAAAGCAGGCATAAATTCAGTTTCAGATCTTTTCTGAGTTTGTAATCCAAATATCATATAAATCAATGCTTTTAAGCCATTCTTCATAAAATGGCAACACTTTGATATACCAAGTATTGTGCAAGTTGCACAATCAAATGATTTTCATTTGGTATCTTCTGCAATATTGCGAACTCCATGGCCACCAAGTATTATTAGGCTAGCTCCAAGGAATACGGAAGCGATAACTTCCAGATCCGAGGAAGGCCGCCCGAAGTAAATATCGAGCAGGCGCAGGGAAGAACCAGAGTTGGAAAGAACTTGTGGCGAAGCCGAGGAAACGAAGCCGGAGACAACAATCAAAGGTTGATACAAAGTCCGAGATGGAAACTGAGGGAGTGACGAGCGAGTGGTTGAAGGTGTCCCAGACATGCAAGCCACAGGTTGTAACAATTAGTTGATTCGGTATTCGGGACCGCGAGTAGGTGAGATGTCACCATCGACAGGAAAGAACCGAGGCCGCAGCGGATGTTACACCGGTTCGTGCAAACCGAGTAGCCGGTCAGGCTGTCGAACTGCAATACCAAAGCCGCAAGGTGATTGTGAGCAGCCAAAATCGAATAGCGTAATGTGCGGTGAATGGAGACATGAGATGCACGGTGTGATGGATGGTTGCAGCAGATCGATTAGTTGTGACGATATCACATAAAGCTCGGGTAGTGGTTAGGAAAGGGCCTTTTGGTAGGGTGGAAGAGCGTAAGAAGACGAGCGTGAATGCGTGGCCTTTGTAAGTAATCTAATTTGGTTCGTTGGAGCGAAAAGAGATCCCGGTGATTCAGGTCACCGGGATTTTCTTATGTTTGATTTTTAGTTTATTTCTGCTTGGGTATCTGGGCTATATAAGGAAGATTCCTGCCTACCTCATTCCGGTCAAGACCGTATCCTGCAAGCCGCTGGTCGTTGATCTCAAAACCGAAATACTTAACAGGGATCGTCATAAGGAGCCTGTCCGGATTAAGAAGCATTGAGCAGAGCGTGATATCCTTTGGCTTTTTCATCTCGAGATTCTGAATGATATAAGCTGTCGTAAGGCCTGTTCTGATAACGTCTTCTACCACAAGAACATGTTTGTCGGTGATATCAATGTCGATATCTTTTGTTATGCGTACGATACCTGTTTTGGAAGTGGTATCAGGGATGCTCGAAAAGCCTACCATATCAACCTTGATAGGAAGGTCGATCGCTCTTGTAAGGTCAGAGAGGAAATAAAGGGAGCCCTTTATAACTCCGATAACGATAAGCTCATTGCCTTTAAAATCTTCGGTAATCTGTTTTCCTATTTCTCTGACCCTTGCCTGGATCATT includes:
- a CDS encoding DNA polymerase-4, whose amino-acid sequence is MKRIIFHIDQNCYFASVEMISRPELKNVPMAVAGDAKVRHGIILAKNEPAKKYGIKTAEAIWQAQAKCPDLVLVDAHHEKYEFYSQKLREMYSEYTDRVEPFGLDECWLDMTGIVKDYEEAEEIALEIRNRVREEFKLTCSVGISFNKVFAKLGSDYKKPDATTVFSDTNWKEKIWPLPVSDLLFVGKHTADKLSKINVKTIGDLAATDGEFISRYLGKAGVVLWEYANGMDDAPVAESGYKRIPKSVGNSTTTAEDMTSDRQIERTLHMLSESVAERLRKHGLKGTVVQITVRDRDLGIYEKQGILYKATDDAKEIYTAAKKLFNDSYDWSKGVRSIGVRCTKLVRADSGEQLSIFQEAKKSERDDRLNKAIDDINRRYGTSVIKSAAEAESTSKENKTAKIVTDPFHPEDEF
- a CDS encoding putative membrane protein, which gives rise to MPTIVKYILVFFISMVPIIELRGAVPIGVTYFGLNEYITLAVCVVGNMIPVPFIYLFARKVLIWGSKLKHGSGIFKWFLQKGEKAGQKLTAKSKKNGAFIALMLFVGIPLPGTGAWTGTLASSMLDFDAKKTTKAVVLGVLMAGIIMLVISLLAKAGINSVSDLF
- a CDS encoding hypoxanthine phosphoribosyltransferase; this encodes MANLEETLNIERVVYSEEMIQARVREIGKQITEDFKGNELIVIGVIKGSLYFLSDLTRAIDLPIKVDMVGFSSIPDTTSKTGIVRITKDIDIDITDKHVLVVEDVIRTGLTTAYIIQNLEMKKPKDITLCSMLLNPDRLLMTIPVKYFGFEINDQRLAGYGLDRNEVGRNLPYIAQIPKQK